The following coding sequences are from one Geothrix sp. window:
- a CDS encoding RluA family pseudouridine synthase, whose protein sequence is MTLRKWTFTVDPEDAELRLDQLIAKRTELSRRSAREALKLGGVQVDRKRVKVAGKVVKPGIEVRVAFDPDLPPVPTTPIPVVFEDAWIIAVDKPAGLATQGTWATDRHDLLALLKTQRPDLSLFLHHRLDQGTSGLLVLGKDPKANKGLAEAFAGRDLEKLYLARISAPLEACTVDAPIGRIRGADPGRFGTANPQSGSAGVDLIEPRSARTDFRPATAEETAGLVPGHWIVARIHTGRTHQIRVHLVHLGHAIVGDALYGGAASDRLWLHAWRLGLKHPVTGEDLRLEAPPERFRA, encoded by the coding sequence ATGACGCTGCGCAAATGGACCTTCACCGTGGACCCCGAGGACGCGGAGCTGCGCCTGGATCAGCTCATCGCCAAGCGCACGGAGCTGTCCCGGCGTTCGGCCCGGGAGGCCCTGAAGCTGGGCGGCGTGCAGGTGGATCGCAAGCGCGTGAAGGTGGCGGGCAAGGTGGTGAAACCCGGCATCGAGGTGCGGGTGGCCTTCGATCCCGACCTGCCGCCGGTGCCCACCACCCCCATCCCGGTGGTGTTCGAGGACGCCTGGATCATCGCCGTGGACAAGCCCGCGGGCCTCGCCACCCAGGGCACCTGGGCCACGGACCGCCACGACCTGCTGGCCCTGCTGAAGACCCAGCGCCCGGACCTGAGCCTGTTCCTCCACCACCGCCTGGACCAGGGCACCTCGGGTCTGCTGGTGCTGGGCAAGGATCCCAAGGCCAACAAGGGCCTGGCCGAGGCCTTCGCGGGCCGCGATCTGGAGAAGCTCTACCTGGCGCGCATCTCCGCGCCCCTGGAGGCCTGCACCGTGGACGCCCCCATCGGCCGCATCCGGGGCGCCGATCCCGGCCGCTTCGGCACCGCCAACCCCCAATCCGGCTCCGCCGGTGTCGATCTCATCGAGCCCCGCTCCGCCCGCACGGACTTCCGCCCCGCCACGGCGGAAGAAACCGCCGGCCTCGTGCCCGGCCACTGGATCGTGGCCCGCATCCACACGGGCCGCACCCATCAGATCCGCGTCCACCTCGTCCACCTGGGCCACGCCATCGTGGGCGACGCCCTCTATGGCGGCGCCGCCTCCGACCGCCTGTGGCTCCACGCCTGGCGGCTGGGGCTGAAGCATCCCGTCACCGGAGAAGACCTGCGGCTGGAGGCGCCGCCAGAGCGGTTCCGCGCATGA
- a CDS encoding diacylglycerol/lipid kinase family protein, whose amino-acid sequence MKLPLLFNPASGTSPKDPDALLRPLPAELRDRVEPLPFGPPWDFGPPIDQAQRAEGPLFIWGGDGTIHHAAKALIQRGCPVPLAAIPGGSGNGLVRGLRTPLEPAGALRRLLEGRELRMDLPRLDGEPFLNLCGTGFEAAVAHRFDAMPGRGFGTYARACWQLWRSWPETRLAWDAQAEPMAADHGRLERIRAAFQGPQPDLPETAWSLCLANLPQYGSGLWIAPGADPTDGALQWATLARPSWFDLLTEAHVLFREGGRTALRHEGRFRKATMRLERPLPWHLDGEPVAERDRAELTVEPRAFRMQVSEACPWT is encoded by the coding sequence ATGAAGCTGCCGCTGCTCTTCAACCCGGCCTCCGGCACCTCCCCCAAGGACCCCGATGCCCTCCTGCGGCCGCTGCCCGCGGAGCTGCGGGACCGGGTGGAGCCCCTGCCCTTCGGTCCGCCCTGGGACTTCGGACCGCCCATCGACCAGGCCCAGCGCGCCGAGGGCCCCCTCTTCATCTGGGGCGGTGACGGCACGATCCACCATGCGGCGAAGGCCCTGATCCAGCGCGGCTGTCCCGTGCCCCTGGCCGCGATCCCCGGCGGCAGCGGCAACGGGCTGGTGCGCGGCCTGCGCACGCCGCTGGAACCCGCCGGGGCGCTGCGGCGCCTGCTGGAAGGCCGGGAGCTGCGCATGGACCTGCCGCGACTGGATGGCGAGCCCTTCCTGAACCTCTGCGGTACCGGCTTCGAGGCCGCCGTGGCCCACCGCTTCGACGCGATGCCCGGCCGGGGCTTCGGCACCTATGCCCGGGCCTGCTGGCAGCTGTGGCGCAGCTGGCCTGAGACCCGCCTCGCTTGGGACGCCCAGGCCGAGCCCATGGCTGCGGACCATGGCCGGTTGGAGCGCATCCGGGCCGCCTTCCAGGGCCCCCAGCCCGACCTGCCGGAAACCGCCTGGAGCCTCTGCCTGGCCAATCTGCCCCAGTACGGCTCGGGGCTGTGGATCGCCCCGGGGGCCGATCCCACCGACGGGGCCCTGCAGTGGGCGACCCTGGCGCGTCCCTCCTGGTTCGACCTGCTGACCGAGGCCCACGTGCTGTTCCGGGAAGGCGGACGCACGGCGCTCCGCCACGAGGGGCGCTTCCGCAAGGCCACCATGCGCCTGGAGCGCCCCCTGCCCTGGCACCTGGATGGCGAGCCCGTGGCCGAGCGCGATCGCGCCGAGCTCACCGTCGAACCGCGGGCCTTCCGGATGCAGGTCTCGGAGGCATGTCCCTGGACCTAG
- the murC gene encoding UDP-N-acetylmuramate--L-alanine ligase — MFGKIQHIHFVGIGGIGMSGIAEVLANLGYQVSGSDLKESAATQRLRSLGITVHLGHEGRAIEGAQVVVISSAVKGDNPEVVAAHAAKVPVIPRGEMLAELMRMKYGIAVAGSHGKTTTTSMVAQVLNQGGIDPTIVIGGKLGTIGSNAKLGKGPFLVAEADESDGSFLMLNPTLAVITNIDREHLDHYKDLDEIQDAFVAFANKVPFYGSVFLCLDDANAAAVRPRLKRRVRTYGTHPQVDIRAREIRQDGFRTHFKVTAQGADLGAFSLGVPGHHMVLNALAAIGIALELDVEPDVIRASLSSFTGADRRFHLKGERGGVLVVDDYGHHPTEIAATLAAARAGFPDRRLVAAFQPHRYSRTRALLDEFGTAFFEADCVLVTDVYPAGEQPLQGVDGAAVVEALRSHGQKEVHLVGRVEELPEALKRLTRNGDLVITFGAGSITNAGPAFLELD, encoded by the coding sequence GTGTTCGGCAAGATCCAGCACATCCATTTCGTGGGCATCGGCGGCATCGGGATGTCGGGCATCGCCGAGGTGCTCGCCAACCTGGGCTACCAGGTATCCGGCTCCGACCTCAAGGAGAGCGCCGCCACCCAGCGGCTGCGCAGCCTCGGCATCACGGTCCACCTGGGCCATGAGGGCCGCGCCATCGAGGGCGCGCAGGTGGTGGTGATCAGCTCCGCCGTGAAGGGTGACAACCCCGAGGTCGTGGCGGCCCATGCCGCCAAGGTCCCGGTGATCCCCCGGGGCGAGATGCTGGCCGAGCTCATGCGCATGAAATACGGCATCGCCGTCGCCGGCTCCCACGGCAAGACCACCACCACCAGCATGGTGGCCCAGGTGCTGAACCAGGGCGGCATCGATCCCACCATCGTCATCGGCGGCAAGCTCGGCACCATCGGCAGCAACGCCAAGCTGGGCAAGGGCCCCTTCCTGGTGGCCGAGGCCGACGAGAGCGATGGCAGCTTCCTCATGCTGAATCCCACCCTGGCCGTCATCACCAACATCGACCGCGAGCACCTGGACCACTACAAGGACCTGGACGAGATCCAGGACGCCTTCGTGGCCTTCGCCAACAAGGTGCCCTTCTACGGTTCCGTCTTCCTCTGCCTCGACGATGCCAACGCCGCCGCGGTGCGGCCGCGCCTGAAACGCCGCGTCCGCACCTACGGCACCCACCCGCAGGTGGACATCCGCGCCCGGGAGATCCGGCAGGACGGCTTCCGCACGCACTTCAAGGTGACGGCCCAGGGCGCGGACCTGGGCGCCTTCAGCCTCGGCGTCCCCGGGCACCACATGGTGCTGAACGCCCTGGCCGCCATCGGCATCGCCCTGGAGCTCGACGTGGAGCCCGACGTCATCCGGGCCAGCCTCTCCAGCTTCACGGGAGCGGACCGCCGCTTCCACCTGAAGGGCGAGCGGGGCGGCGTGCTGGTGGTGGACGACTACGGGCACCATCCCACGGAGATCGCGGCCACCCTGGCCGCGGCCCGGGCCGGCTTCCCCGACCGCCGCCTGGTGGCGGCCTTCCAGCCCCATCGCTACAGCCGCACCAGGGCCCTGCTGGACGAGTTCGGCACCGCCTTCTTCGAGGCGGACTGCGTTCTCGTCACCGACGTCTACCCCGCCGGGGAGCAACCCCTCCAGGGCGTGGATGGCGCCGCCGTGGTCGAGGCGCTGCGCTCCCACGGCCAGAAGGAGGTCCACCTGGTGGGCCGGGTGGAGGAGCTGCCGGAAGCCCTCAAGCGCCTCACCCGGAACGGGGATCTGGTGATCACCTTCGGCGCCGGTTCCATCACCAACGCCGGTCCTGCCTTCCTCGAGCTGGACTGA
- a CDS encoding M14 family zinc carboxypeptidase produces the protein MGVPIRLAPAALLCASTLVAGLPAGLLPPSDHRPEVPQPELGQRYTSHEALLAYARALAAAAPDRLRLTTLGVTEEGREQPFLVITSPANLKRLEEWKALNARLAEPRTCSEDEARRIAETSPVFVWLGYSVHGSEVSGSEAALAVAYHFAAARSPEVLRQLDRVVILMDLTQNPDGRARHLQGVAEATTPFIANDPADAQNTSRWPAGRFNHRLFDLNRDWAWQTQGETRAKTAAFLQWNPQVVADFHEMQPETSYYFPPTMQPIHEALPKAFSGRWQAAFGKGVAQAFDARGWAYFSRDVFDLFYPGYGDSWPTFQGAVGMTFEVAGQGGVAYRRLDGEILTLESRIRRHAAASLATVATAAAERQPLLLDFQRARREQVALGDRAGAFLFAEGDDPARARQLATLLERNGIEVQRTTAELATSGLEPIGLARSAGLPAGSYLVPLDQPKGALAQALLEGEARMGPKPTYDITAWSLPIAFHVPAWRAKARPKVATAIRPDAAPTALAEAAWGYLLPAGHEGVERTLATLLLEGFKATALAEPAQFQDRKLDAGTIVLRKSGNPPGLKARLEALGQLNRHPVLATDTAQMTSGPDLGSNRALILKAPRIAVLMDRPADAPAFGALAHTLTEAGLPFVQLRTDRLGSTPLARFTHLVLVDDSQGHDSAQGRAWQQVLGEGGAAKLKAWIAEGGTLLAFQGGAAYASRAGLTPTGFHLLAKAAEEARLKEKDPKREAPKVDPAELVRPWDKREDRALEESIPGTFLKVRVDGSHPLAWGLHADQGAAVLDTSDPILELSAGGENPLHFAKEDLKVSGLLPKAMEARLHQTAWAIRERSGLGAVILLAGDPVFRAQTPFTRRLLFNAIFFGPYRPVTE, from the coding sequence ATGGGAGTCCCGATTCGCCTCGCCCCCGCCGCCCTGCTCTGCGCCTCCACCCTCGTCGCCGGCCTGCCCGCGGGCCTGCTGCCCCCCTCCGACCACCGGCCGGAGGTGCCCCAGCCCGAGCTGGGCCAGCGCTACACGAGCCACGAGGCCCTCCTCGCCTACGCGCGGGCGCTGGCCGCCGCCGCGCCGGATCGCCTGCGGCTGACGACCCTGGGCGTCACGGAGGAGGGCCGCGAGCAGCCCTTCCTCGTGATCACCTCGCCCGCGAACCTGAAGCGCCTCGAGGAATGGAAGGCGCTGAACGCCAGGCTCGCCGAGCCGAGGACCTGCTCCGAGGACGAGGCCCGGCGCATCGCCGAGACCAGCCCCGTGTTCGTGTGGCTGGGCTATTCCGTCCACGGCTCCGAGGTCTCCGGCTCCGAGGCCGCCCTGGCCGTGGCCTACCACTTCGCCGCGGCCCGCAGCCCCGAGGTGCTGAGGCAGCTGGACCGGGTGGTGATCCTCATGGATCTCACCCAGAACCCGGATGGCCGGGCCCGCCACCTCCAGGGCGTCGCCGAGGCCACCACCCCCTTCATCGCCAACGATCCGGCGGATGCCCAGAACACCTCCCGGTGGCCCGCCGGCCGATTCAACCACCGGCTCTTCGACCTGAACCGCGACTGGGCCTGGCAGACCCAGGGCGAGACCCGCGCCAAGACCGCCGCCTTCCTGCAGTGGAACCCCCAGGTGGTGGCGGACTTCCACGAGATGCAGCCGGAAACGAGCTACTACTTCCCCCCCACCATGCAGCCCATCCACGAGGCCCTGCCCAAGGCCTTTTCGGGACGGTGGCAGGCGGCCTTCGGCAAGGGCGTGGCCCAGGCCTTCGACGCCCGGGGCTGGGCCTATTTCAGCCGCGACGTGTTCGACCTCTTCTACCCGGGCTACGGGGATTCCTGGCCCACCTTCCAGGGCGCCGTGGGCATGACCTTCGAAGTGGCCGGACAGGGCGGCGTGGCCTACCGGCGCCTGGACGGCGAGATCCTCACCCTGGAGAGCCGGATCCGGCGCCACGCCGCGGCCAGCCTCGCCACCGTGGCCACCGCCGCCGCCGAGCGCCAGCCCCTCCTCCTGGATTTCCAGCGGGCCCGGCGCGAGCAGGTGGCCCTGGGCGACAGGGCCGGCGCCTTCCTCTTCGCCGAAGGGGACGATCCCGCCCGGGCCCGTCAGCTCGCCACGCTCCTGGAGCGGAACGGCATCGAGGTGCAGCGCACCACCGCCGAGCTGGCCACGTCCGGCCTCGAGCCCATCGGCCTGGCCCGGTCCGCCGGCCTGCCCGCGGGCAGCTACCTGGTGCCGCTGGATCAGCCCAAGGGCGCCCTGGCCCAGGCCCTGCTCGAAGGTGAGGCCCGCATGGGTCCCAAGCCCACCTACGACATCACCGCCTGGAGCCTGCCCATCGCCTTCCACGTGCCCGCCTGGCGCGCCAAGGCCCGGCCGAAGGTCGCCACGGCGATCCGCCCGGACGCCGCGCCGACCGCCCTTGCTGAGGCCGCCTGGGGCTACCTCCTGCCCGCCGGCCACGAAGGCGTGGAGCGCACCCTGGCGACGCTGCTGCTGGAGGGATTCAAGGCCACCGCCCTGGCGGAACCCGCCCAGTTCCAGGACCGCAAGCTCGACGCCGGCACCATCGTCCTGCGGAAGAGCGGGAATCCCCCCGGCCTGAAGGCCAGGCTCGAGGCCCTGGGCCAGCTCAACCGGCACCCCGTGCTCGCCACCGATACGGCCCAGATGACCTCGGGACCCGACCTCGGCTCGAATCGCGCCCTCATCCTGAAGGCCCCCCGGATCGCCGTACTCATGGACCGGCCCGCTGACGCCCCCGCCTTCGGCGCCCTGGCCCACACCCTGACCGAGGCGGGCCTGCCCTTCGTGCAGCTGCGGACGGATCGCCTGGGCTCCACGCCGCTGGCGCGCTTCACGCACCTCGTGCTGGTGGACGACAGCCAGGGGCACGACAGCGCCCAGGGCAGGGCCTGGCAGCAGGTCCTCGGCGAGGGCGGCGCAGCCAAGCTGAAGGCCTGGATCGCGGAGGGCGGCACCCTGCTGGCCTTCCAGGGCGGCGCCGCCTACGCCTCCCGGGCCGGCCTGACGCCCACGGGCTTCCACCTGCTGGCCAAGGCCGCGGAGGAGGCGCGGCTGAAGGAGAAGGATCCCAAGCGGGAGGCGCCGAAGGTCGATCCCGCCGAGCTAGTGCGCCCCTGGGACAAGCGGGAGGACCGCGCCCTGGAGGAGAGCATCCCCGGCACCTTCCTGAAGGTCCGGGTGGATGGCTCACATCCCCTGGCCTGGGGCCTGCACGCGGACCAGGGCGCAGCGGTGCTCGACACCAGCGATCCCATCCTCGAGCTGAGCGCGGGCGGGGAGAACCCCCTCCACTTCGCCAAGGAGGATCTGAAGGTCTCCGGCCTCCTGCCCAAGGCCATGGAGGCCAGGCTGCACCAGACCGCCTGGGCCATCCGCGAGCGGTCCGGCCTGGGCGCCGTGATCCTGCTGGCGGGCGATCCGGTCTTCCGGGCCCAGACGCCGTTCACGCGGCGCCTCCTCTTCAACGCCATCTTCTTCGGCCCCTACCGCCCCGTCACGGAGTAG
- a CDS encoding UbiX family flavin prenyltransferase translates to MGLRFTLAITGASGSAFGVAVLRRLSASPAVEHVALLLSPTGKRCLFDEVGLTPKDLAALPKVGLRDERDLGADISSGSYRHDGMAIVPCSAGAMGRIAAGVSESLVSRAADVCLKERRPLVLCLRETPLNRIHLENMLRIHDAGGVVMPIMPGFYSGPKSLEDLFDTFATRVLDQLGLSEADARRWKG, encoded by the coding sequence ATGGGATTACGGTTCACCCTCGCCATCACCGGAGCCTCCGGCTCGGCCTTCGGCGTGGCCGTCCTCCGGCGGCTCTCTGCCAGCCCGGCGGTGGAACACGTGGCCCTGCTGCTCTCGCCCACGGGGAAGCGCTGCCTCTTTGATGAAGTGGGGTTGACGCCGAAGGACCTCGCAGCCCTGCCCAAGGTGGGCCTGCGCGATGAGCGCGACCTGGGCGCCGACATCTCGTCGGGCTCGTACCGCCACGATGGCATGGCCATCGTGCCCTGCAGCGCGGGGGCCATGGGCCGCATCGCCGCGGGCGTGAGCGAGTCCCTGGTGAGCCGCGCGGCGGACGTCTGCCTCAAGGAGCGCCGGCCCCTGGTGCTGTGTCTGCGGGAAACGCCGCTGAACCGCATCCACCTGGAGAACATGCTCCGCATCCACGACGCGGGCGGCGTCGTCATGCCGATCATGCCCGGCTTCTACAGCGGGCCGAAGTCCCTGGAGGACCTCTTCGACACCTTCGCGACCCGGGTGCTGGATCAGCTCGGGCTGTCCGAAGCGGATGCACGGCGATGGAAGGGTTGA
- a CDS encoding carbohydrate kinase family protein: MRPSPEVVVLGCAGVDTNVFLPGREVDWSVEANFTENLDTPGQAGVYASRGYAALGRRVAFIGNLGEDACGAMVREAFSRDGVDVRGMFTDPAGTARSINVMYPDGRRKNFYDARAASGLRPDPARCREVMAGARLVHSHLADWARHLLPMARELGLVVACDLQDVVDPGDAYRQDFIRESDILFFSAANHADPAPLIRRFLQDRPERIVVSGMGAQGCALGTRKGIRFFPPEPSDLPLIDTNGAGDSLAVGFLTSHVLEGRPLAESIRRGQLAARHCCTLRGTSEGLIRARALDALALASAPAPELR, translated from the coding sequence TTGAGGCCGTCCCCTGAGGTGGTGGTCCTCGGCTGCGCCGGGGTCGACACGAACGTCTTCCTGCCGGGGCGGGAGGTGGACTGGAGCGTCGAGGCCAACTTCACGGAGAACCTCGACACGCCCGGCCAGGCGGGGGTCTACGCCAGCCGGGGCTACGCGGCCCTGGGGCGGCGCGTGGCCTTCATCGGCAACCTGGGCGAGGATGCCTGCGGCGCCATGGTGCGCGAGGCCTTCTCCCGCGATGGCGTCGATGTCCGCGGCATGTTCACGGATCCCGCCGGCACCGCCCGCAGCATCAACGTGATGTACCCGGACGGCCGCCGGAAGAACTTCTACGATGCCCGCGCGGCCTCGGGCCTCCGCCCGGATCCGGCGCGCTGCCGCGAGGTCATGGCCGGCGCCAGGCTGGTGCATTCCCACCTGGCAGACTGGGCCCGCCACCTCCTGCCCATGGCCAGGGAGCTGGGCCTGGTGGTCGCCTGCGACCTGCAGGACGTGGTGGATCCCGGCGATGCGTACAGGCAGGACTTCATCCGTGAATCCGACATCCTGTTCTTCTCGGCCGCCAACCACGCCGATCCCGCTCCGCTCATCCGGCGCTTCCTGCAGGACCGGCCCGAGCGCATCGTGGTCTCCGGCATGGGCGCCCAGGGCTGTGCCCTGGGCACCCGGAAGGGCATCCGGTTCTTCCCCCCCGAGCCCTCGGACCTGCCCCTGATCGACACCAACGGCGCCGGCGATTCGCTGGCCGTGGGCTTCCTCACCAGCCACGTGCTGGAGGGCCGGCCCCTGGCGGAGTCCATCCGCCGCGGCCAGCTCGCCGCGCGGCACTGCTGCACGCTGCGGGGCACCTCGGAGGGCCTCATCCGCGCCCGGGCCCTGGACGCGCTCGCCCTGGCCTCTGCGCCGGCGCCAGAGCTGCGATAG
- a CDS encoding cell division protein FtsX produces the protein MTGLRLLGLLLQDVLRDLFRHRGQYVLAVLTLASGLLLAGGGLLLVESLDRFVGRLEGMAKVVAYAAEGRSLDETAGRLKRDPRFREVRRMSAEENRKRFLSATREAGLLLESAGQDALPESLELTLRQDLASGGRAVEVGESLRGMPGVGDVLVDQERLENLQRMARMLRSALATLGVVLLLAAGFATGNVIRMSILAREEEISIMRLVGASESFIRTPLLLEGAFLGLVGSLLALLGLFGLWFPLSRGVGGLSPLLVELARLGFFSWGSMLLLAFVGAATGALGALWAFWATRKAQREEEALMEGAG, from the coding sequence GTGACGGGACTGCGCCTCCTGGGCCTGCTGCTCCAGGACGTCCTCCGCGACCTCTTCCGCCACCGCGGCCAGTATGTGCTGGCCGTCCTGACCCTGGCCTCGGGCCTGCTGCTGGCCGGGGGAGGCCTGTTGCTGGTGGAGAGCCTGGACCGCTTCGTGGGGCGCCTCGAAGGCATGGCCAAGGTGGTGGCGTATGCCGCCGAGGGCCGGTCCCTGGACGAGACCGCCGGCCGGCTGAAGCGGGATCCCCGCTTCCGGGAGGTCCGGCGCATGTCCGCCGAGGAGAACCGGAAGCGCTTCCTCTCCGCCACCCGTGAGGCGGGCCTGCTGCTGGAGAGCGCGGGCCAGGACGCCCTGCCCGAGAGCCTGGAGCTGACCCTGCGCCAGGATCTGGCCTCCGGTGGCAGGGCGGTGGAGGTGGGCGAGAGCCTTCGGGGCATGCCGGGCGTGGGGGACGTGCTCGTGGACCAGGAGCGGCTGGAGAACCTGCAGCGCATGGCCCGCATGCTGCGCTCCGCCCTGGCCACCCTGGGCGTCGTGCTGCTGCTGGCCGCCGGCTTCGCCACGGGCAACGTGATCCGCATGAGCATCCTCGCCCGGGAGGAGGAGATCTCGATCATGCGTCTGGTCGGCGCCTCGGAGAGCTTCATCCGCACGCCGCTGCTTCTCGAGGGCGCCTTCCTGGGACTGGTGGGCAGCCTGCTGGCCCTGCTGGGGCTCTTCGGCCTCTGGTTCCCGCTGTCGCGGGGCGTGGGCGGCCTGTCACCCCTGCTGGTGGAGCTGGCCCGCCTGGGCTTCTTCTCCTGGGGCAGCATGCTCCTGCTGGCCTTCGTGGGGGCCGCCACCGGAGCCCTGGGCGCCCTCTGGGCCTTCTGGGCCACCCGCAAGGCCCAGCGCGAGGAAGAGGCGCTGATGGAGGGCGCCGGCTAG
- a CDS encoding DUF4388 domain-containing protein, whose translation MSQGVIQGSMREAPLPDIIQLVSQGGKSGCFHVQQEASKARIYLKDGRIIHAVTHAGEGFEALMEVALWIEGTYRFEEVVPDVPATITKPNASILMELGRRMDEWRVISQKVPSVDLYPASTLLPGETPHDVNPREARLLAMATGYYTVSELAELTQKPVLTVAKDLYGLVMAGHVVMKGLRSGKPPKADAPVSEPVRELTPVSTLLGTAPASGPVSPESREDETAIVRLQAPPPVPQMQGFPESDEPLPETVGGGVAGVVPPVAAPKPAPVMDDPQRMVKLMNFTQRIAQAAKMVLPEGQHEMVNRLQARATQQIISGDGPEAVKGLALAISRGAVDAGCDADMVRTLNTHLKALFSTK comes from the coding sequence ATGTCACAGGGTGTGATCCAAGGCTCCATGCGCGAGGCGCCGCTGCCCGACATCATCCAACTCGTGAGCCAGGGGGGCAAGTCCGGGTGCTTCCACGTGCAGCAGGAGGCCTCCAAGGCCCGCATCTACCTGAAGGATGGCCGGATCATCCATGCGGTGACCCACGCCGGTGAGGGCTTCGAGGCCCTCATGGAGGTGGCGCTCTGGATCGAGGGCACCTATCGCTTCGAGGAGGTGGTGCCCGATGTCCCGGCCACCATCACCAAACCCAATGCCTCCATCCTGATGGAGCTTGGCCGCCGGATGGACGAGTGGCGGGTGATCAGCCAGAAGGTGCCTTCGGTGGACCTCTATCCGGCCTCCACCCTGTTGCCCGGCGAGACCCCCCATGACGTGAACCCCCGGGAGGCGCGCCTCCTCGCCATGGCCACCGGCTACTACACCGTGTCCGAGCTGGCCGAGCTGACGCAGAAGCCCGTGCTCACCGTCGCGAAGGACCTCTACGGCCTGGTGATGGCCGGGCACGTGGTGATGAAGGGGCTCCGGTCCGGCAAACCGCCCAAAGCGGACGCCCCGGTCAGCGAGCCCGTGCGGGAGCTCACACCCGTGTCCACCCTCCTGGGCACCGCTCCGGCCTCGGGACCGGTCAGCCCGGAATCCCGCGAGGACGAGACTGCCATCGTGCGCCTCCAGGCGCCTCCCCCCGTTCCGCAGATGCAGGGTTTCCCCGAAAGCGACGAGCCCCTTCCGGAAACCGTGGGTGGCGGCGTGGCCGGTGTGGTCCCCCCCGTGGCGGCCCCTAAGCCCGCGCCGGTCATGGATGATCCCCAGCGCATGGTCAAGCTGATGAACTTCACCCAGCGCATCGCCCAGGCCGCGAAGATGGTCCTCCCGGAGGGCCAGCACGAGATGGTCAACCGCCTCCAGGCCAGGGCCACCCAGCAGATCATCTCGGGCGATGGCCCCGAGGCCGTGAAGGGCCTGGCGCTCGCCATCAGCCGCGGCGCGGTGGATGCCGGCTGCGATGCCGACATGGTCCGCACCCTCAACACCCACCTCAAGGCGCTCTTCTCAACCAAATAG
- the ribB gene encoding 3,4-dihydroxy-2-butanone-4-phosphate synthase — protein sequence MSARPDSPFASIEEAIEAIRQGRMVVVVDDEDRENEGDLTLAAEHVSPEAIAFMATHGRGLICAALEGPVLDRLQIPLMVRDNTSPFETAFCVSVEAREGTTTGISAQDRSRTIQALIAPDARPQHFVKPGHVFPLRARPGGVLTRTGQTEASVDLARLAGLHPSGVICEIMKDDGTMARVPDLVPFCRQHGLLLVTVADLVAYRLRQEPLVKPLEIRTMASMWGELKVHRFQSLLDGGSHLAFVLGDLAAGGEPPLVRVHVETLPDDLHGFESGLFQKAMGVLAKEGRGALVYLRRHAHTPGVADEGPVQPQAMSDRDFGVGAQILRQLGIGKMRLLSRHETKYIGLRGFGLDLCAHVPLEPTAAPLSTDQR from the coding sequence ATGAGCGCCCGCCCCGACTCCCCCTTCGCCTCCATCGAGGAAGCCATCGAAGCCATCCGCCAGGGCCGGATGGTCGTGGTGGTGGACGACGAGGACCGGGAGAACGAGGGCGACCTCACCCTGGCCGCCGAGCACGTGAGCCCCGAAGCCATCGCCTTCATGGCCACCCACGGCCGGGGCCTCATCTGCGCAGCCCTCGAGGGCCCGGTGCTGGACCGGCTGCAGATCCCCCTCATGGTCCGGGACAACACCAGCCCCTTCGAGACGGCCTTCTGCGTGTCCGTGGAGGCCCGGGAGGGCACCACCACCGGCATCAGCGCCCAGGACCGCTCCCGCACCATCCAGGCGCTCATCGCCCCGGATGCCAGGCCCCAGCACTTCGTGAAGCCGGGCCACGTCTTCCCCCTGCGGGCCCGCCCCGGCGGCGTGCTCACCCGCACGGGCCAGACCGAGGCCAGCGTGGACCTGGCCCGCCTGGCGGGCCTGCACCCCAGCGGCGTCATCTGCGAAATCATGAAGGACGACGGCACCATGGCCCGGGTGCCCGACCTGGTCCCCTTCTGCCGCCAGCACGGCCTGCTTCTCGTGACCGTGGCCGACCTGGTGGCCTACCGCCTGCGCCAGGAGCCCCTGGTGAAGCCCCTCGAGATCCGGACCATGGCCAGCATGTGGGGCGAGCTCAAGGTCCACCGCTTCCAGAGCCTGCTGGACGGCGGCAGCCACCTGGCCTTCGTGCTGGGCGACCTTGCCGCCGGCGGGGAACCGCCCCTGGTGCGCGTCCACGTGGAGACCCTGCCGGACGACCTCCACGGCTTCGAATCGGGGCTCTTCCAGAAGGCCATGGGCGTCCTGGCCAAGGAGGGCCGGGGCGCGCTGGTCTACCTCCGCCGCCATGCCCACACCCCCGGCGTGGCCGACGAGGGCCCGGTCCAGCCGCAGGCCATGAGCGACCGCGATTTCGGCGTGGGCGCCCAGATCCTCAGGCAGCTCGGCATCGGGAAAATGCGCCTCCTCAGCCGCCATGAAACCAAGTACATTGGCCTTCGTGGCTTCGGCCTCGACCTCTGCGCCCACGTGCCCCTGGAGCCCACCGCGGCCCCCCTCTCCACGGATCAGCGTTGA